AACAAGAAAAAGATAACAGAACTTATTGGTTTAGTACTCATCCTAGCATCATATTCTTTTGTGTCTAGTGGTGTGCCATGGCCCGGCCACTTTGCTTTAATTCCAGTTATTGGTGCTTATCTGATGATTATTGCAAATCGGCAATCTAGTCTGATAACTAATAATGTGATTTTTCAATCCTTGGGTCGTTGGTCATACTCTATATACTTATGGCATTGGCCTGTTGTTGTATATCTATATTGTTATGAAATATATAACTATGAGATTTTGGGTGTTCTTATATCAATAGTTTTAGGTTGGATTAACTACTATTTTGTTGAACGCAAAAAGATGCCTTTAAAGATGCTCTTATCTTTTTGGTTGCTTATAATATCGTCATCACTGGTGTTGTTTCTTAAATCAAATTTTGTTGATTATCCAGAAAGTATGTTAGGGCATAACATTAATGATAATGGTAATGCAAAGTTTATAGGACTTAGTCAAGATCACTTTATTAACACTAATAATATTGAAAATGTAGATTTTATCGGTATTGGAGATAGCAATCTTGTACACCTTTCCTTTGGTATTAAGAATTCTGGTTCGACAAGGGTTTTGTTTTCAGGAGCGGGGTCATGCTTAGTATTCCCTGACTATACCAGAAAGCCTTATGCTTCATGGATGAATGAAGAGTGGCTAAAAAGGTGCTCGACTATATACAAAATAGCGTTAGATAACCCTAACAAAGATATTATTTGGTCTCAGAGCTGGGGACCAACTGAGGTTATATGTACATCGAGTAGTTGTACAACTAATAGGCCGATCGAGGATTACTATTTAGTTTTAGAAGAGCAAATTACTAAAATGTCACAGCTTGTTGGTGAGCATAGAGTGATAAACCTTATTGGTTGGTCTCCTGCTCCTAGAGAGTCCTTAGTAACTTGTACAAAAGCAAGTTTAGAGCGCTGTTCTAAAGATGTATTTACTACGTCTAGTAACGAAAGAATAGAAGTTAACAACGAACTTAAACGAATATCATCAAAGTTGAAGAATGTGAATTTCATTAATCCTTTTGATGCTATATGTAATAATAAAAATGAATGTAAAACAGTTGAAAATGGTAAGAACCTATTTTTTGATAGTGGACACTTTAGTGGGTATGGTGCTTTAAAAGTCTGGCCTTATATAGAAGAAAGTTTAAGAAAAGGAACCTTGTTGGATTTTCAATAAACCTTGTTAAGTACCTACAAAGAAGTTATCGGGAATTTAAGTCCTATCATTTTTTATGATATCAATCACTTAAGTATTGATAACTTTCCTGTTGGTACTTATATGAACTTATAAAGGTCTCCATTGCCGGCCTTTTCATATTTTTGCCGTTTGTCTTAAATGAAAACTTTTTCAAGTTTTCATGGTTATCTAAATGATTAGGGTCGTACATTGAAAATCCTAACGTGATGTTTGTCACATTATTGTATTCGAAAGACTTACAGCGTGGAAGTCGCAACCGAAGGTTGCTTATCTTGGAGTGGTTTTAATGAATTTTAGATATGACATAAATGGCTTGAGAGCTATAGCGGTGATAGCCGTGGTTCTTTTCCATTTTAACCCTGCTTGGGTTCCCGGTGGTTTTGCTGGCGTAGATGTGTTTTTTGTTATCTCTGGTTTTCTGATGACAAGCATTATATTTAGGGGGTTAGAGGATGATAACTTTAAGTTGTTTA
The Aliivibrio wodanis DNA segment above includes these coding regions:
- a CDS encoding acyltransferase; translated protein: MNFRYDINGLRAIAVIAVVLFHFNPAWVPGGFAGVDVFFVISGFLMTSIIFRGLEDDNFKLFKFYLARAKRIIPALAVLCLVLLVFGWFYLTPFNYRELGKHVVSSMGFLSNVNYWRESGYFDAASHEKWLLHTWSLSVEWQFYILYPIVFVALKKFLSLDNLKRLIVVGTVLGFGLSVVATMKWPNPAYYLLPTRAWEMMMGGVAFLYPWNLSGNKKKITELIGLVLILASYSFVSSGVPWPGHFALIPVIGAYLMIIANRQSSLITNNVIFQSLGRWSYSIYLWHWPVVVYLYCYEIYNYEILGVLISIVLGWINYYFVERKKMPLKMLLSFWLLIISSSLVLFLKSNFVDYPESMLGHNINDNGNAKFIGLSQDHFINTNNIENVDFIGIGDSNLVHLSFGIKNSGSTRVLFSGAGSCLVFPDYTRKPYASWMNEEWLKRCSTIYKIALDNPNKDIIWSQSWGPTEVICTSSSCTTNRPIEDYYLVLEEQITKMSQLVGEHRVINLIGWSPAPRESLVTCTKASLERCSKDVFTTSSNERIEVNNELKRISSKLKNVNFINPFDAICNNKNECKTVENGKNLFFDSGHFSGYGALKVWPYIEESLRKGTLLDFQ